In Capillimicrobium parvum, a genomic segment contains:
- the lhgO gene encoding L-2-hydroxyglutarate oxidase yields the protein MTDWATPPPDRCDLAVVGAGIVGLAVARELAHRHPQRSIAVLEREMEVGTHQTGHNSGVIHAGIYYLPGSLKARLCVEGAQEMREFCEQRGVAHETCGKVIVATDRSELGRLEELELRGRANGVPGLRRLDADGIRELEPHAAGIAGLHSPATGIADFGAVARALAADVGGVHCGCGVEAVQERERTVVLRHARGHLEARQAVFCAGAWSDRLAVAAGAGTDPRIVPFRGAYLRLVPERRHLVRSLIYPVPDPALPFLGVHLTRHTSGDVLVGPTALLAGARDAYRLGRVRPRDLADTLRWRGTWRMARRWWQTGTVEMRHAASRSAFVRAAARFVPELAPGDVEPAFAGVRAQALGRDGRLVDDFVFSRTGRALHVRNAPSPGATSALAIGRHIAEEVGRMMT from the coding sequence ATGACCGACTGGGCCACACCACCTCCCGACCGCTGCGACCTCGCCGTCGTCGGCGCGGGCATCGTCGGGCTCGCCGTCGCGCGCGAGCTGGCGCACCGGCACCCGCAGCGCAGCATCGCGGTGCTCGAGCGCGAGATGGAGGTCGGGACGCATCAGACGGGACACAACTCAGGAGTGATCCATGCCGGCATCTACTACCTCCCCGGATCGTTGAAGGCACGGTTGTGCGTGGAGGGCGCGCAGGAGATGCGCGAGTTCTGCGAACAACGCGGCGTCGCGCACGAGACTTGCGGCAAGGTGATCGTGGCCACGGATCGCTCGGAGCTCGGCCGACTCGAGGAGCTCGAGCTCCGGGGGCGGGCCAACGGCGTCCCCGGCCTGCGGCGCCTCGACGCCGACGGCATCCGCGAGCTGGAGCCGCACGCGGCCGGCATCGCCGGGCTGCACTCGCCCGCCACCGGGATCGCCGACTTCGGGGCGGTGGCGCGGGCGCTGGCGGCCGACGTCGGCGGCGTGCACTGCGGCTGCGGCGTCGAGGCCGTCCAGGAGCGCGAGCGCACCGTCGTGCTGCGCCACGCCCGCGGCCACCTCGAGGCGCGACAGGCGGTGTTCTGCGCCGGCGCGTGGTCGGACCGACTGGCGGTCGCCGCCGGCGCCGGGACGGACCCGCGCATCGTGCCGTTCCGGGGCGCCTACCTGCGGCTCGTGCCCGAGCGGCGCCACCTCGTGCGCTCGCTGATCTACCCGGTGCCCGACCCGGCGCTGCCGTTCCTCGGCGTGCACCTCACCCGCCACACGAGCGGCGACGTGCTCGTCGGCCCGACCGCGCTGCTGGCCGGGGCGCGCGACGCCTACCGCCTCGGCCGGGTGCGCCCGCGCGACCTCGCCGACACGCTGCGCTGGCGCGGCACCTGGCGGATGGCGCGTCGCTGGTGGCAGACCGGCACCGTCGAGATGCGCCACGCGGCCAGCCGGAGCGCCTTCGTCCGCGCCGCGGCCCGGTTCGTGCCCGAGCTGGCGCCCGGCGACGTGGAGCCCGCCTTCGCCGGCGTGCGCGCGCAGGCGCTCGGCCGCGACGGCCGGCTCGTCGACGACTTCGTCTTCTCGCGGACCGGCCGCGCCCTGCACGTGCGCAACGCACCGTCACCGGGCGCGACGTCCGCCCTGGCCATCGGCCGTCACATCGCCGAAGAAGTGGGAAGGATGATGACATGA
- a CDS encoding glycosyltransferase family 2 protein, translating into MAIRTSDSGTRTLGPATAAVRESAAAAFERDYPDLRFGPVVVVIAALNEAPCIGDVLTDIPPQAHGLAIDTLVVDDGSTDGTSDVSRGHGVHVARLERNCGHGVALRLGYRLAREHGARFIVTLDADGQWDPVELPKVLEPLVRDEADFVIGSRVLGRAETDDGFRQAGVHVFAALVRLLTGAQVTDTSSGYRAMRAEVTATVPQHQVQYQTSELLIGAVYQGYRIAERPIVMHKRAAGESKKGHNLLYGARYARVILGTWWRERRR; encoded by the coding sequence ATGGCCATCCGGACGAGCGACAGCGGCACGAGAACGCTCGGCCCGGCCACGGCCGCGGTGCGCGAGTCGGCGGCCGCCGCCTTCGAGCGCGACTACCCCGATCTGCGCTTCGGCCCGGTGGTCGTGGTCATCGCGGCGCTCAACGAGGCCCCGTGCATCGGCGACGTCCTGACCGACATCCCGCCGCAGGCCCACGGGCTGGCGATCGACACGCTCGTGGTCGACGACGGCAGCACCGACGGCACGAGCGACGTGTCGCGCGGCCACGGCGTCCACGTCGCCCGCCTCGAGCGCAACTGCGGGCACGGCGTGGCGCTGCGCCTCGGCTACCGGCTCGCCCGCGAGCACGGCGCCCGCTTCATCGTCACGCTCGACGCCGACGGCCAGTGGGATCCCGTCGAACTGCCGAAGGTCCTCGAGCCGCTCGTCCGCGACGAGGCCGACTTCGTCATCGGCTCCCGCGTCCTGGGGCGGGCGGAGACCGACGACGGCTTCCGCCAGGCCGGCGTGCACGTCTTCGCCGCGCTCGTGCGCCTGCTGACCGGCGCGCAGGTCACCGACACCTCCAGCGGCTACCGGGCGATGCGCGCCGAGGTGACCGCGACGGTGCCCCAGCACCAGGTGCAGTACCAGACCTCCGAGCTGCTCATCGGGGCCGTCTACCAGGGCTACCGGATCGCCGAGCGTCCCATCGTGATGCACAAGCGTGCAGCGGGCGAGAGCAAGAAGGGGCACAATCTCCTCTACGGCGCGCGCTACGCCCGGGTGATCCTGGGAACCTGGTGGCGGGAGCGTCGCCGGTGA
- a CDS encoding acyltransferase: MADPVLGDGVQVGEGVEFGSGVVVHAGTVIGDGCVIEDNAVLGKVPKLARTSAAAGREPPPPLVLGERVTVCAGAVVFAGARIGDRAILGDQSYVRERTVIGEDTVCGRGTAVDNDVAIGARCRIQTMVYVTAFSVIEDDVFVGPCAMTTNDDTMSRHGPEYELRGATLRRACRIGGGAVLTPGVEVGEEGFVAAGALVTRDVPPRGVVLGVPARVIRDVPEDDLLERWR; the protein is encoded by the coding sequence ATGGCTGATCCGGTGCTGGGCGACGGCGTGCAGGTCGGCGAGGGCGTCGAATTCGGCTCCGGCGTCGTCGTGCACGCGGGGACGGTCATCGGCGACGGATGCGTGATCGAGGACAACGCCGTCCTCGGCAAGGTCCCGAAGCTCGCGCGCACGAGCGCCGCGGCGGGCCGGGAGCCGCCGCCGCCGCTGGTCCTCGGCGAGCGCGTGACGGTCTGCGCCGGTGCGGTCGTGTTCGCGGGCGCGCGGATCGGCGACCGGGCGATCCTCGGCGACCAGTCCTACGTGCGCGAGCGCACGGTGATCGGCGAGGACACGGTGTGCGGCCGTGGCACCGCGGTCGACAACGACGTGGCGATCGGCGCGCGGTGCCGGATCCAGACGATGGTCTACGTGACCGCGTTCTCGGTCATCGAGGACGACGTGTTCGTCGGGCCGTGCGCGATGACGACCAACGACGACACGATGAGCCGCCACGGGCCCGAGTACGAGCTGCGCGGCGCGACGCTGCGGCGGGCGTGCCGGATCGGCGGCGGGGCGGTCCTGACGCCGGGGGTCGAGGTCGGCGAGGAGGGCTTCGTCGCGGCGGGCGCGCTCGTCACCCGCGACGTGCCGCCGCGCGGAGTGGTGCTCGGCGTGCCCGCGCGCGTGATCCGCGACGTCCCCGAGGACGATCTGCTCGAGCGCTGGCGGTAG
- a CDS encoding nucleotide sugar dehydrogenase — protein MSIGIVGLGYVGLPLAVAFAETGHDVVGLDLDQRKVAAIRNGDSYIEDIPSDRLRGVDGLIRATTRYADLAGTEAIVIAVPTPLTRNREPDLGPLLDSSRAVASVLQAGQLVVLESTTYPGTTREQLVPLLEESGLGAGRDFNVAFSPERVDPGRTDYTLRTTPKVVGGLTEACGDRAVELYGRVCDTVVRVSSPEVAELTKLLENIFRSVNIALVNELAMLTDRMGIDIWEVVDAAATKPYGFMRFEPGPGMGGHCLPVDPFYLSWRAREFDMTTEFIELAGRVNQQMPYHCVARVERALNDQAKAVRGAKIALLGVSYKAGVGDVRESPALKIIALLQALGADVHYHDEFVPELRDEGLRDEPLDEALDGADLVVIVTAHPGIDHARVAAGVPSVLDLRGVTRGVEAQNVIRL, from the coding sequence ATGAGCATCGGCATCGTGGGGCTGGGCTACGTCGGCCTGCCGCTTGCGGTGGCCTTCGCCGAGACCGGTCACGACGTCGTCGGGCTGGATCTCGACCAGCGCAAGGTCGCTGCCATCCGCAACGGCGACTCCTACATCGAGGACATCCCGTCCGACCGCCTGCGGGGCGTCGACGGGCTCATCCGGGCGACGACGCGCTACGCCGACCTCGCCGGCACCGAGGCGATCGTCATCGCCGTGCCCACCCCGCTGACGCGGAACCGCGAGCCGGACCTCGGGCCGCTGCTGGACTCCAGTCGCGCCGTCGCGAGCGTGCTGCAGGCCGGCCAGCTCGTCGTGCTCGAGTCCACGACGTACCCGGGCACGACCCGCGAGCAGCTCGTCCCGCTGCTCGAGGAGTCCGGGCTCGGCGCCGGGCGCGACTTCAACGTCGCGTTCAGCCCCGAGCGCGTCGATCCCGGCCGCACCGACTACACGCTGCGCACCACCCCGAAGGTCGTCGGCGGGTTGACCGAGGCGTGCGGGGATCGCGCCGTCGAGCTGTACGGCCGCGTCTGCGACACCGTCGTGCGCGTGTCGAGCCCGGAGGTGGCCGAGCTGACGAAGCTGCTGGAGAACATCTTCCGCAGCGTGAACATCGCGCTCGTCAACGAGCTGGCGATGCTCACCGACCGCATGGGGATCGACATCTGGGAGGTCGTCGACGCCGCCGCCACCAAGCCCTACGGGTTCATGCGCTTCGAGCCGGGCCCCGGCATGGGCGGCCACTGCCTGCCCGTCGACCCGTTCTACCTGAGCTGGCGCGCGCGCGAGTTCGACATGACGACCGAGTTCATCGAGCTCGCGGGCCGCGTCAACCAGCAGATGCCCTACCACTGCGTGGCGCGCGTCGAGCGCGCGCTCAACGACCAGGCCAAGGCGGTGCGCGGCGCGAAGATCGCCCTGCTCGGCGTGTCCTACAAGGCCGGCGTGGGCGATGTGCGCGAGTCGCCGGCGCTGAAGATCATCGCGCTGCTGCAGGCGCTCGGCGCCGACGTCCACTACCACGACGAGTTCGTGCCCGAGCTGCGCGACGAGGGGTTGCGCGACGAGCCGCTCGACGAGGCGCTCGACGGCGCGGACCTCGTCGTGATCGTCACCGCGCATCCGGGGATCGACCACGCGCGGGTGGCGGCGGGCGTGCCGTCGGTTCTCGACCTGCGCGGCGTCACGCGCGGGGTCGAGGCGCAGAACGTGATCCGCCTGTGA
- a CDS encoding zinc metalloprotease — MDGRKLSTMLAAVALALTGASTATAAPGDDTGAAPEVRFGVGTPAMLAAQDLARRTWGTDPCGGRIDIVWDVDAATINARSSWANPRSAYDAPELNVQCRIVLNRLIDYDWARFCTVLVHEYGHLAGRAHTADGPDVMSPIYRGPLPACLEVADPAAASAAPVAAPAPTASARADRPRGRRGSRARARRAPLRAAARRG; from the coding sequence ATGGATGGCAGGAAGCTCAGCACGATGCTGGCGGCGGTCGCGCTCGCCCTCACCGGCGCCTCGACCGCCACCGCCGCCCCCGGCGACGACACCGGCGCCGCGCCCGAGGTGCGTTTCGGCGTCGGCACGCCGGCGATGCTCGCCGCGCAGGACCTCGCGCGACGCACATGGGGCACCGACCCCTGCGGCGGCCGGATCGACATCGTCTGGGACGTCGACGCGGCCACGATCAACGCCCGTTCGTCCTGGGCCAACCCGCGCTCGGCCTACGACGCGCCGGAGCTCAACGTCCAGTGCCGGATCGTCCTCAACCGGCTCATCGACTACGACTGGGCGCGCTTCTGCACCGTGCTCGTCCACGAGTACGGCCATCTCGCCGGCCGCGCGCACACCGCGGACGGCCCGGACGTCATGTCGCCGATCTACCGCGGCCCGCTGCCGGCCTGCCTGGAGGTCGCCGATCCGGCGGCGGCGTCCGCGGCGCCGGTCGCGGCGCCGGCGCCTACCGCCAGCGCTCGAGCAGATCGTCCTCGGGGACGTCGCGGATCACGCGCGCGGGCACGCCGAGCACCACTCCGCGCGGCGGCACGTCGCGGGTGA
- a CDS encoding Gfo/Idh/MocA family protein, protein MNLGVVGLGYWGPNLARNFDALPGCELTWLCDGREDVRARYEPLYRRARFTGELGDLLTDDALDAIVLATPVPTHADLAVEVLEAGKHCFVEKPLATRVADAERAVAAAERAGKVLMVGHLLQYHPGVNKLRGLVRSGELGDIHYIYGNRLNLGQLRAEENALWSLGAHDISVVLHLAGDEEPYEFSARGESYMRHGIEDVVFGFMRFPSGLSAHLHLSWLDPHKERRFTVVGSKRMATFDDMDIERKVTLYDKGFDESIHSYGEYIMRSGDIWSPQVPNHEPLRLECQHFLECIAEGRAPVSDGASGVRVVRVLERLQEELDRSRRERHG, encoded by the coding sequence GTGAACCTGGGCGTCGTCGGCCTCGGCTACTGGGGCCCGAACCTCGCACGCAACTTCGACGCGCTTCCCGGCTGCGAGCTCACGTGGCTGTGCGACGGCCGCGAGGACGTCCGCGCCCGCTACGAGCCGCTGTACCGGCGCGCGCGGTTCACCGGCGAGCTCGGCGACCTGCTGACCGACGACGCGCTCGACGCGATCGTGCTCGCCACGCCGGTGCCCACCCACGCCGACCTCGCGGTGGAGGTGCTCGAGGCGGGCAAGCACTGCTTCGTCGAGAAGCCGCTGGCGACGCGCGTCGCCGACGCCGAGCGCGCCGTGGCGGCCGCCGAGCGGGCCGGCAAGGTGCTGATGGTCGGCCACCTGCTGCAGTACCACCCGGGCGTCAACAAGCTGCGCGGCCTCGTGCGCTCCGGCGAGCTCGGCGACATCCACTACATCTACGGCAACCGCCTGAACCTCGGCCAGCTGCGTGCCGAGGAGAACGCGCTGTGGTCGCTCGGCGCCCACGACATCTCGGTCGTGCTGCACCTGGCCGGCGACGAGGAGCCCTACGAGTTCTCCGCGCGCGGCGAGAGCTACATGCGCCACGGGATCGAGGACGTCGTGTTCGGCTTCATGCGCTTCCCGTCGGGCCTGTCCGCGCACCTGCACCTGAGCTGGCTGGACCCGCACAAGGAGCGCCGGTTCACGGTCGTCGGGTCCAAGCGGATGGCGACGTTCGACGACATGGACATCGAGCGCAAGGTCACCCTGTACGACAAGGGCTTCGACGAGTCCATCCACTCCTACGGCGAGTACATCATGCGCTCGGGCGACATCTGGAGCCCGCAGGTGCCCAACCACGAGCCCCTGCGGCTCGAGTGCCAGCACTTCCTCGAGTGCATCGCCGAGGGCCGCGCGCCGGTCAGCGACGGCGCCAGCGGGGTACGGGTCGTACGGGTGCTCGAGCGCCTGCAGGAGGAGCTCGATCGATCGCGGAGGGAGCGGCATGGCTGA
- the glgP gene encoding alpha-glucan family phosphorylase encodes MSDLERAAASLAARLPEPLRPLAPLAYNMRWSWMPGGDELFASIDRERWQRCRANPVRLLLEASNEALEAAAADDEFLARMGELTAAVEADLARPDSTAVDGTVAFFCAEYGVHRSLPIYSGGLGALAGDILKQASDDALPVVAVGLMYREGYFRQRIDVTGWQQESWVDSDPDRLPMALITTPDGGPLSVRIPVGESDITAQVWEVRVGRVRLLLLDTDHPANDGVSRWITARLYVGDPGLRLAQYLVLGIGGMRALDALGIDPAVLHLNEGHAAFAALELAAREQRGGASLDEAMAAARARTVFTTHTPVPAGNDTYGPNHVAHAVHRAADEMGLGVERLVRTGRTNPDDPHEPFGVTQFALHTSRAANGVSARHGEVARAMWNGLWPDRSVEDVPITSVTNGVHLPTWVGGPIRHLLDRHLGEGWAARATDPRTWDALDAISDEELWDARSRQRSALISHVRERSVRERLARGDTLDYARAAAHFDPDALTIGFARRVATYKRIGLLLGQLDANLSLLAGDTPVQLLIAGKAHPRDEEAKHSLQELFSVRGAEGVSGRVAFLEDYDLDTAARLVGGCDVWVNLPRPPLEASGTSGMKSVVNGGLHLSVLDGWWAEAYDGSNGWALPGEVWEDTGAQDARDSAELHRLLADEVRPLFCDRGDDGIPHRWLELVRASMRTLAPRFGAGRMLEDYIERMYPARASTPR; translated from the coding sequence ATGAGCGATCTCGAGCGTGCCGCAGCCTCACTGGCGGCCCGCCTCCCCGAACCGCTGCGTCCGCTGGCCCCGCTGGCGTACAACATGCGCTGGTCGTGGATGCCGGGCGGCGACGAGCTCTTCGCCTCGATCGACCGCGAACGCTGGCAGCGCTGCCGGGCGAACCCGGTGCGCCTGTTGCTGGAGGCGTCCAACGAGGCGCTCGAGGCGGCCGCGGCCGACGACGAGTTCCTCGCGCGGATGGGCGAGCTCACGGCAGCGGTCGAGGCCGACCTCGCCCGGCCGGACTCGACGGCCGTCGACGGCACCGTCGCGTTCTTCTGTGCCGAGTACGGCGTCCACCGCTCGCTGCCGATCTACTCCGGCGGCCTCGGGGCGCTCGCCGGCGACATCCTCAAGCAGGCGTCCGACGACGCGCTGCCGGTCGTCGCGGTCGGCCTGATGTACCGCGAGGGCTACTTCCGCCAGCGGATCGACGTCACGGGCTGGCAGCAGGAGTCCTGGGTCGACAGCGACCCCGACCGGCTGCCGATGGCGCTCATCACGACGCCCGACGGGGGCCCGCTCTCCGTGCGCATCCCGGTCGGCGAGAGCGACATCACCGCGCAGGTCTGGGAGGTGCGCGTCGGCCGCGTGCGGCTGCTGCTGCTCGACACCGACCACCCCGCCAACGACGGCGTGTCGCGCTGGATCACCGCGCGGCTGTACGTCGGCGACCCGGGGCTGCGCCTGGCGCAGTACCTCGTGCTCGGCATCGGCGGGATGCGCGCGCTCGACGCGCTCGGCATCGACCCGGCGGTCCTGCACCTCAACGAGGGCCACGCGGCGTTCGCCGCGCTCGAACTGGCGGCGCGGGAGCAGCGCGGCGGCGCCTCCCTCGACGAGGCGATGGCGGCGGCCCGCGCGCGGACCGTCTTCACGACGCACACGCCGGTGCCGGCCGGCAACGACACGTACGGACCGAACCACGTGGCGCACGCGGTGCACCGCGCCGCGGACGAGATGGGCCTCGGCGTCGAGAGACTCGTGCGGACGGGGCGCACGAACCCCGACGACCCGCACGAGCCGTTCGGCGTCACCCAGTTCGCGCTGCACACCAGCCGCGCGGCCAACGGCGTGAGCGCCCGCCACGGCGAGGTCGCGCGCGCCATGTGGAACGGGCTGTGGCCCGACCGCTCGGTCGAGGACGTGCCGATCACGTCGGTGACGAACGGCGTGCACCTGCCGACCTGGGTCGGCGGCCCCATCCGCCACCTGCTCGACCGCCATCTCGGCGAGGGCTGGGCGGCGCGGGCGACCGACCCGCGCACGTGGGACGCGCTGGACGCGATCTCCGACGAGGAGCTGTGGGACGCCCGCTCCCGTCAGCGGTCCGCGCTCATCAGCCACGTGCGCGAGCGCAGCGTGCGCGAGCGACTCGCCCGCGGCGACACGCTCGACTACGCCCGCGCGGCCGCGCACTTCGACCCGGACGCGCTGACGATCGGGTTCGCGCGCCGCGTCGCGACGTACAAGCGGATCGGCCTGCTCCTCGGCCAGCTCGACGCGAACCTGTCCCTGCTGGCCGGCGACACGCCCGTGCAGCTGCTGATCGCCGGCAAGGCACACCCGCGCGACGAGGAGGCCAAGCACTCGCTGCAGGAGCTGTTCTCCGTGCGCGGCGCCGAGGGCGTCAGCGGCCGGGTGGCGTTCCTGGAGGACTACGACCTCGACACGGCGGCGCGCCTCGTGGGGGGCTGCGACGTGTGGGTGAACCTTCCGCGCCCGCCGCTGGAGGCGAGCGGCACGAGCGGCATGAAGTCCGTCGTCAACGGCGGGCTGCACCTCAGCGTGCTCGACGGCTGGTGGGCGGAGGCCTACGACGGCTCCAACGGCTGGGCGCTGCCCGGCGAGGTGTGGGAGGACACCGGCGCCCAGGACGCCCGCGACAGCGCCGAGCTGCACCGGCTGCTCGCCGATGAGGTGCGGCCGTTGTTCTGCGACCGCGGCGACGACGGCATCCCGCACCGGTGGCTCGAGCTCGTGCGGGCGTCGATGCGCACGCTCGCACCGCGGTTCGGCGCCGGCCGGATGCTCGAGGACTACATCGAGCGGATGTATCCGGCCCGCGCGAGCACCCCGCGGTAG
- a CDS encoding glycosyltransferase 87 family protein → MSSSTLSGPPPATARRRVAAVPPTAWILLACFALATLSLLGPSRATYDPTAWLIWGRGIVDWDFHTTFGPSWKPLPVIFTTPFALFGDDAAPLLWLVVARAGGLFAIALGFRLAARLGGVLAGVVAVVAMVLAEQFVYNFWRGNSEGLLVALSLWAIERHLDGRRWQAFGIAVAAGLLRPEVWPFLAVYGLWLIWKDWRGAPPWRTIAIVAGSGIAVIALWLVPEYIGSGDFLRAASRAREPVANSPAQADRPFLAVFENSHSALSIPVYAGAILAIAFAGVAWRRRRQDGPVLAIALIAAALMVIVAVFAEIGFTGNLRYVTLPAALVCVLAGVGWSRLLGALRGRFGLAVAIGAGVVALAASAAFVVRDARRFGDEMDQMRSAAKLSEALPAAIDRAGGEAAIKRCGPVSTTALQTQIVAYLLHLQEAHVGAPPRPTGTRFHPRGEGWEVKQTCG, encoded by the coding sequence GTGAGCTCCTCGACCCTCAGCGGACCGCCCCCCGCGACCGCACGGCGGCGCGTGGCCGCCGTGCCGCCGACCGCCTGGATCCTCCTCGCCTGCTTCGCGCTGGCCACCCTCTCCCTGCTCGGCCCCAGCAGGGCGACCTACGACCCCACCGCCTGGCTCATCTGGGGCCGCGGCATCGTCGACTGGGACTTCCACACGACCTTCGGACCGTCCTGGAAGCCGCTGCCGGTGATCTTCACGACGCCGTTCGCCCTGTTCGGCGACGACGCGGCGCCGCTGCTGTGGCTCGTCGTCGCCCGGGCGGGCGGGCTGTTCGCGATCGCGCTCGGCTTCCGGCTCGCCGCGCGCCTGGGCGGCGTGCTCGCGGGGGTCGTCGCCGTCGTGGCGATGGTGCTCGCCGAGCAGTTCGTCTACAACTTCTGGCGCGGCAACTCGGAGGGCCTGCTCGTCGCGCTGTCGTTGTGGGCGATCGAGCGTCACCTGGACGGCCGCCGCTGGCAGGCGTTCGGCATCGCCGTCGCCGCGGGGCTCCTGCGGCCCGAGGTCTGGCCGTTCCTGGCCGTCTACGGCCTGTGGCTGATCTGGAAGGACTGGCGCGGGGCGCCGCCGTGGCGGACGATCGCGATCGTCGCCGGCTCGGGGATCGCCGTCATCGCTCTGTGGCTCGTGCCCGAGTACATCGGCTCCGGCGACTTCCTGCGTGCGGCGTCGCGCGCCCGCGAGCCGGTCGCGAACTCCCCGGCGCAGGCGGACCGGCCGTTCCTGGCGGTCTTCGAGAACTCCCACAGCGCATTGTCGATCCCCGTCTATGCGGGGGCGATCCTCGCCATCGCGTTCGCGGGGGTCGCCTGGCGGCGGCGGCGCCAGGACGGCCCCGTGCTCGCTATCGCGCTCATCGCGGCCGCGCTCATGGTCATCGTCGCGGTGTTCGCCGAGATCGGCTTCACCGGCAACCTGCGCTACGTGACGCTGCCGGCCGCGCTGGTCTGCGTTCTGGCCGGCGTCGGCTGGTCCCGCCTCCTCGGCGCGCTGCGCGGCCGCTTCGGGCTCGCCGTCGCCATCGGCGCGGGCGTCGTGGCGCTCGCCGCGAGCGCCGCGTTCGTCGTGCGCGACGCCAGGCGCTTCGGCGACGAGATGGACCAGATGCGCAGCGCCGCCAAGCTCTCGGAGGCGTTGCCCGCGGCGATCGATCGAGCGGGCGGCGAGGCCGCGATCAAGCGCTGCGGGCCGGTCTCCACCACCGCCCTGCAGACGCAGATCGTCGCGTACCTCCTGCACCTCCAGGAGGCGCACGTCGGCGCACCCCCCCGGCCCACCGGGACGCGGTTCCATCCGCGCGGGGAGGGCTGGGAGGTCAAGCAGACGTGCGGCTGA
- a CDS encoding NAD-dependent epimerase/dehydratase family protein, whose protein sequence is MRILILGGDGFCGWPTSLHLSACGHDVAVVDNLARRKADVELEAESLTPIAPMSTRIAAWEEISGRRLGFHNIDVAQDYAELLALLRAWRPDAVVHFAEQRAAPYSMKSSWHKRYTVNNNVNATHNLLAALVEAELDAHIVHLGTMGVYGYGTAGVKIPEGYLRVRIDADDGGEIEQEILYPANPGSVYHMTKTQDQLLFAFYNKNDEIRVTDLHQGIVWGTQTAETRLDERLINRFDYDGDYGTVLNRFLMQAAIGYPLTVHGTGGQTRAFIHIQDSVRCIQLAIENPPEHAERVRIFNQMTEVHRVIDLAEIVSRITGAEIDLVENPRKEADQNELFAENAQLLQLGLEPIRLEDDLLAEVTEVAQRYMHRCDRERIPCRSRWVRARADADADRLIPG, encoded by the coding sequence CTGCGCATCTTGATCTTGGGAGGCGACGGCTTCTGTGGCTGGCCCACCTCCCTGCACCTGTCGGCCTGCGGGCACGACGTCGCGGTCGTCGACAACCTGGCGCGGCGCAAGGCCGACGTGGAGCTCGAGGCGGAATCGCTGACCCCGATCGCCCCGATGAGCACGCGCATCGCCGCCTGGGAGGAGATCTCGGGCCGGCGGCTGGGCTTCCACAACATCGACGTCGCGCAGGACTACGCCGAGCTGCTGGCGCTGCTGCGCGCGTGGCGCCCGGACGCCGTGGTGCACTTCGCCGAGCAGCGCGCCGCGCCGTACTCGATGAAGAGCTCGTGGCACAAGCGCTACACGGTCAACAACAACGTCAACGCGACGCACAACCTGCTCGCCGCGCTCGTCGAGGCCGAGCTGGACGCCCACATCGTCCACCTCGGAACGATGGGCGTCTACGGCTACGGCACGGCCGGCGTGAAGATCCCCGAGGGCTACCTGCGGGTGCGCATCGACGCCGACGACGGCGGCGAGATCGAGCAGGAGATCCTGTACCCGGCCAACCCGGGCAGCGTCTACCACATGACGAAGACCCAGGATCAGCTGCTGTTCGCGTTCTACAACAAGAACGACGAGATCCGGGTGACGGACCTGCACCAGGGCATCGTCTGGGGCACCCAGACCGCCGAGACCCGCCTCGACGAGCGGCTCATCAACCGCTTCGACTACGACGGCGACTACGGCACGGTGCTCAACCGCTTCCTCATGCAGGCGGCGATCGGCTACCCGCTCACCGTTCACGGGACCGGCGGGCAGACCCGCGCGTTCATCCACATCCAGGACAGCGTGCGCTGCATCCAGCTGGCGATCGAGAACCCGCCCGAGCATGCCGAGCGCGTCAGGATCTTCAACCAGATGACCGAGGTCCATCGCGTGATCGACCTCGCGGAGATCGTCTCGCGGATCACCGGCGCCGAGATCGACCTGGTCGAGAACCCCCGCAAGGAGGCCGACCAGAACGAGCTGTTCGCCGAGAACGCGCAGCTGCTGCAGCTCGGCCTGGAGCCGATCCGGCTCGAGGACGACCTGCTCGCCGAGGTGACGGAGGTCGCCCAGCGCTACATGCACCGCTGCGACCGCGAGCGCATCCCGTGCCGGTCGCGCTGGGTGCGCGCCCGCGCGGACGCCGACGCGGACCGCCTGATACCCGGCTGA